In Leptospira stimsonii, the following proteins share a genomic window:
- a CDS encoding pyridoxal phosphate-dependent aminotransferase, translating into MEPREFWIEERLEKFRKSAGCNLGESGIRNLSFGELLRRLGIGLEELESISLEDAPNRGDLELREEVAKLYPGIQADQVLITTGTGEALYILFHLLCKKDSSVSYFEPAFQALYEIPRMIGADLRPVSLLDSLRKNPNSFLSSDSILELFSKNADLIVFNHPQNPSGLSLDPNGIKTIQEAALNFPGWILFDEHYRFLDFKNSLSWSGAGLNKRTVSTGSITKCFGVMGLRIGWMIGPRELIEKARSFKDYLTHTVSPISEYLTLQILKNRIRLVEPIKKSIIQNIQYFESNWQKIPGLAGFQPPGGGVVSFLPLKNGILSTSYADALMEQCDVFVLPGKDFETEGWIRIGFGESNDRFQNGVDRWKKLKL; encoded by the coding sequence ATGGAACCGAGAGAATTCTGGATCGAAGAGAGGCTCGAAAAATTTCGAAAGAGCGCGGGATGTAATTTAGGCGAAAGCGGGATTCGCAATCTCAGTTTTGGAGAATTGCTTCGGCGTTTGGGAATCGGTTTGGAAGAACTCGAATCGATCTCTTTGGAAGACGCACCGAACCGAGGCGATCTCGAACTTCGAGAAGAAGTCGCGAAACTTTATCCCGGAATTCAAGCCGATCAAGTTTTGATCACGACCGGAACCGGAGAAGCGCTCTACATTCTCTTTCATCTTCTTTGTAAAAAAGATTCTTCGGTTTCGTATTTTGAACCGGCGTTCCAAGCGTTGTATGAAATCCCAAGAATGATCGGAGCCGATCTCAGGCCGGTTTCTCTCTTAGATTCCTTACGAAAGAATCCAAATTCTTTTTTATCCTCCGATTCTATCTTAGAATTGTTTTCGAAGAATGCGGATCTTATCGTCTTCAATCATCCTCAAAATCCGAGCGGTCTTTCTTTGGATCCAAACGGGATCAAAACGATCCAAGAGGCCGCATTGAACTTTCCCGGTTGGATTCTTTTTGACGAACACTATCGATTCTTAGATTTCAAAAACTCCTTGAGCTGGAGCGGTGCGGGTTTGAACAAACGAACGGTTTCCACTGGATCCATCACAAAGTGTTTCGGAGTGATGGGACTTCGTATCGGTTGGATGATCGGACCGAGAGAACTGATCGAAAAGGCTCGCTCTTTTAAAGATTATCTTACACATACCGTTTCTCCAATCTCCGAATATTTAACGCTCCAAATTCTAAAAAATAGAATTCGACTTGTAGAACCGATCAAAAAATCCATCATACAGAATATTCAGTATTTTGAAAGTAATTGGCAAAAGATTCCGGGACTTGCTGGTTTTCAACCTCCTGGAGGAGGAGTGGTATCCTTTTTACCTCTAAAGAATGGAATATTATCTACTTCCTATGCGGATGCTTTGATGGAACAATGCGACGTCTTCGTTCTTCCCGGTAAGGATTTTGAAACGGAGGGTTGGATTCGTATCGGCTTCGGAGAAAGTAACGACCGCTTTCAAAACGGTGTTGATCGCTGGAAAAAGTTGAAGTTGTAG
- a CDS encoding phospho-sugar mutase, which yields MNHPESLILSWTKVPFSAIARKEASFALEKFKKGESGLEVEAFSVPLEFGTGGMRGRLGNGIGRMNEYTVGRAALGFVSYLAKKNKKASIVIAYDSRRRSQEFAEVTAGIAASLGVKVVLFKEVTPTPLLSYAIRYYKASGGVVITASHNPPDYNGFKAYLADGGQLVPPDDKKIISAIESISDWNAISILSPKDATYKKFVTPAGKDCFASYKKELAKAGILSSILKPKDRSSLKVVYSPLHGTGGKSMKELLNGFGYKNVFLVPEQKDPDGEFPTVKFPNPEEPEAMELSRKFAISKDAHAFIATDPDADRLGIGVQNGKGNYTLLNGNQIGSIMAAYLCERYAASKKKKKKAVLVKTIVTTDLQEIIAKKNKVKYKNVLTGFKFIAQVMAKLDKSKTDFFLFGGEESFGYLPVSFVRDKDSLSSALLLLEILTEKKDLLSYMDEIYLRYGLFQESLKSLTLEGSAGKEKIQKSLESLRTSDLLGKQIHQRKIVGILDYKTQTAKGSASKTAFSGCPSSDVIQVILEGNAKLTIRPSGTEPKIKIYSSFQSLVAPKSKEEIQTLTAGLLSEIKASEEIFLKLAGLT from the coding sequence ATGAATCATCCTGAATCCTTGATCCTTTCCTGGACTAAAGTTCCTTTCTCCGCCATCGCTCGAAAAGAAGCTTCGTTCGCTCTTGAAAAATTCAAAAAGGGAGAATCCGGACTCGAAGTGGAGGCCTTCTCCGTTCCTCTTGAATTCGGCACCGGTGGAATGCGCGGTCGCCTCGGAAACGGAATCGGAAGGATGAACGAATACACGGTCGGACGCGCGGCGCTCGGCTTCGTTTCTTATCTCGCAAAAAAAAATAAAAAGGCTTCTATCGTCATCGCCTACGACTCCAGAAGAAGATCTCAGGAATTTGCCGAAGTCACCGCGGGAATCGCGGCTTCTTTGGGCGTGAAGGTAGTTCTCTTTAAAGAAGTGACTCCGACTCCTCTTCTCTCCTATGCGATTCGTTATTACAAAGCGAGCGGAGGAGTTGTCATCACCGCATCTCACAATCCTCCGGATTACAACGGATTCAAGGCTTATCTCGCCGACGGCGGACAACTCGTTCCTCCCGACGACAAGAAGATCATTTCCGCGATCGAATCCATCAGCGATTGGAATGCCATCTCGATTCTTTCTCCCAAAGACGCGACCTACAAAAAGTTTGTAACACCCGCGGGCAAGGATTGTTTTGCTTCTTACAAAAAGGAACTCGCAAAGGCGGGAATTCTTTCCTCCATTTTAAAACCAAAAGATCGTTCTTCTTTGAAGGTCGTCTATTCTCCGTTACACGGAACCGGCGGAAAATCGATGAAGGAACTTCTCAACGGTTTTGGTTATAAAAACGTATTCCTTGTCCCCGAACAAAAAGATCCGGACGGAGAATTTCCTACCGTAAAGTTTCCCAACCCCGAAGAACCGGAGGCGATGGAACTCTCTCGGAAATTTGCGATTTCCAAAGACGCTCACGCTTTTATCGCAACCGATCCGGACGCGGATCGTCTTGGAATCGGAGTTCAAAACGGAAAGGGAAATTATACCCTCCTCAACGGAAATCAGATCGGCTCGATCATGGCGGCTTATCTTTGTGAACGTTATGCGGCATCTAAGAAGAAGAAAAAGAAGGCGGTTCTTGTAAAAACCATCGTGACCACAGACCTACAAGAAATCATCGCGAAAAAAAACAAGGTGAAATACAAAAACGTTCTCACCGGTTTTAAATTCATCGCGCAGGTCATGGCGAAACTCGATAAAAGCAAAACCGACTTCTTTCTTTTCGGCGGTGAAGAATCCTTCGGTTATCTACCGGTTTCCTTTGTGAGAGACAAGGATTCTCTTTCTTCGGCGCTTCTTCTTCTCGAAATTCTCACCGAAAAAAAAGATCTTCTTTCTTATATGGACGAGATCTACCTTCGTTACGGACTCTTCCAGGAAAGCCTCAAATCCTTGACTTTAGAGGGAAGCGCCGGAAAGGAAAAGATCCAGAAATCCTTAGAATCTCTGAGAACGAGCGATCTTTTGGGAAAACAAATTCACCAAAGAAAAATCGTTGGTATTCTGGATTACAAAACACAAACTGCAAAAGGAAGCGCATCCAAAACCGCGTTTTCCGGTTGTCCCTCTTCGGACGTGATCCAAGTGATTCTCGAAGGCAACGCGAAACTCACCATTCGACCTTCCGGCACGGAACCTAAGATTAAGATTTATTCTTCCTTTCAGAGTCTCGTGGCTCCAAAATCCAAGGAAGAGATTCAAACGTTAACGGCAGGCCTTCTTTCCGAAATCAAGGCCTCCGAAGAAATATTTTTAAAATTGGCAGGGCTTACATGA